TAGTCGGATTCCGGGACGTTAACGCCGAGCGTTTCGTAAATCCGACCGAGGAAATTCAAAAAGTCCATGGAGTCGATATCTACCTGGTCCCGCAACGGCAGATCCAAATCCAGCTTTTCGGGGTCCACCTCGGGGGCGACCTCTTGCAAGAGGTTCAGGACTTCGTTTTTGAGAACCATATTTCACCTATAGTTTTTCCGGCTCCTGGAGACGCCTTTGGATCGCCTTCAAGAACAGGGCGCCGCGGTGGCCGTCGTTGGCGCGGTGATCCGCGGACAATACGGCGGTGATCGCGCGCCGCGCGACGACCTGCCCTTCCTCCACCAGGGGCGCGTGATAGACCTTGCCGAAGCCCACGATCGCCACCTGGGGCGGGTAGATCAGGCCGAAAACCTTCTCAACCCCCTCCTCGCCCAGGCTGGTCACGGTGATCGTCGGGTCGGTGAGCTCCGAGCCCTTAAGGCCGCCGCTGCGGACCCGTTTCACCAGGCCCTGAGCCTCCGCCATGATTCGGCTTAAGTCCTTTTGGTCCACATC
The sequence above is drawn from the Deltaproteobacteria bacterium PRO3 genome and encodes:
- a CDS encoding acyl carrier protein, with translation MVLKNEVLNLLQEVAPEVDPEKLDLDLPLRDQVDIDSMDFLNFLGRIYETLGVNVPESDYASLRSLNDLLQYLEKKRGGAP